From one Actinopolyspora saharensis genomic stretch:
- a CDS encoding uracil-DNA glycosylase, whose protein sequence is MSESGSELVSRPVEDPAGTASASSSIADIDEAVTRCVACPRLVEWRERVAAEKRAAFRDQRYWGRPVPGFGPTDASVAIVGLAPAAHGANRTGRMFTGDRSGEFLYRALFDVGMASAPVSEAVGDGLRLNGVRITAPVRCAPPDNKPTPGERDNCRPWLARELELLRPTLRAVVVLGSYGWQSLLPVLAADGWSIPRPRPKFGHGAERTLSGREGGELHLLGCYHVSQQNTFTGRLTPEMLRDVLERAKDLAGAT, encoded by the coding sequence ATGAGCGAGTCCGGATCCGAACTGGTGTCCCGACCGGTCGAGGACCCGGCGGGGACCGCCTCCGCCAGTTCCTCCATCGCCGATATCGACGAGGCCGTGACGCGCTGCGTCGCCTGCCCCCGACTGGTGGAGTGGCGCGAGCGGGTCGCCGCGGAGAAGCGCGCGGCGTTCCGCGACCAGCGCTACTGGGGCAGACCGGTCCCCGGCTTCGGGCCCACCGACGCCTCCGTGGCGATAGTCGGGTTGGCACCGGCGGCGCACGGGGCGAACCGCACGGGGCGGATGTTCACCGGGGACCGCTCGGGGGAGTTCCTCTACCGCGCGCTGTTCGACGTGGGGATGGCCTCGGCCCCGGTCTCGGAGGCGGTCGGGGACGGGCTGCGGTTGAACGGGGTGCGGATCACGGCCCCGGTGCGGTGCGCTCCGCCGGACAACAAGCCGACCCCGGGCGAGCGGGACAACTGCAGGCCGTGGCTGGCGCGTGAGCTGGAGCTGCTGCGGCCGACGCTGCGGGCGGTGGTGGTGCTGGGGTCCTACGGCTGGCAGTCGCTGCTGCCGGTGCTGGCCGCGGACGGCTGGTCGATCCCGCGGCCGCGGCCGAAGTTCGGGCACGGCGCGGAGCGGACGTTGAGCGGTCGGGAGGGCGGTGAGCTGCACCTGCTGGGCTGCTACCACGTCAGCCAGCAGAACACCTTCACCGGCAGGCTCACCCCCGAGATGCTGCGCGACGTGCTGGAGCGCGCCAAGGACCTGGCTGGGGCGACTTGA
- a CDS encoding FitA-like ribbon-helix-helix domain-containing protein, with the protein MAVLTIRDVPDDVKEALGREARESGQSLQAFLLGVLRRQAAFSRNRQLLSEIERDLAEGGGADDDAPDAATLLGQARPDDLDGGADRPGAGDVA; encoded by the coding sequence ATGGCGGTGCTTACGATTCGAGATGTGCCGGACGACGTCAAGGAGGCTCTCGGGAGGGAAGCGCGCGAAAGCGGGCAGTCGTTGCAGGCCTTCCTGCTGGGGGTTTTGCGGCGGCAGGCGGCGTTCAGCCGTAACCGGCAGCTTCTTTCCGAGATTGAACGCGATCTTGCCGAGGGGGGTGGCGCCGATGACGATGCACCGGATGCCGCCACTCTCCTGGGGCAGGCGAGGCCGGATGATCTGGATGGTGGGGCCGATCGACCCGGGGCGGGTGACGTGGCGTGA
- a CDS encoding type II toxin-antitoxin system VapC family toxin, with protein sequence MIVVDASVLANMLLYADERGRRARAVLGRDIEWAAPEHWKAEVFSVVRGLALGSKIKEEQAVRAVERLPLLGVEHVSIDELLSRMWQLRAGISGYDAAYVALAEARGIPLVTSDGRLARTATSYCGVEFVSSGA encoded by the coding sequence GTGATCGTTGTTGACGCGTCGGTGCTGGCGAATATGTTGCTCTACGCGGATGAGCGCGGGCGTCGGGCAAGGGCTGTGTTGGGTAGGGATATCGAGTGGGCCGCCCCCGAGCACTGGAAGGCGGAGGTGTTCTCGGTCGTCCGCGGGCTCGCGCTTGGTAGCAAGATCAAGGAAGAGCAGGCCGTCCGAGCGGTTGAGCGCCTTCCGCTGCTCGGCGTCGAGCACGTCTCGATCGACGAGCTTCTCTCCCGGATGTGGCAGCTCCGCGCCGGAATCAGCGGTTATGACGCCGCATACGTGGCGTTGGCGGAGGCACGTGGCATCCCGCTCGTGACCTCGGACGGCCGACTTGCACGCACGGCGACGAGCTACTGCGGAGTGGAGTTCGTATCTTCTGGAGCGTGA
- a CDS encoding type II toxin-antitoxin system VapC family toxin produces MIILDTDVVSELLRAHPDRSVLEWLDSLAVDEVAITAITVAELLHGAARLPDGQRKTALGEAVRSVVDDDFHGRVQSFDSIAASHYGDVLVGRERQGRPITLADAQIAAICRARGATLATRNTKDFEDTGIELVNPWNSERPTRSS; encoded by the coding sequence ATGATCATCCTCGACACCGACGTCGTGTCGGAACTCCTCCGCGCACATCCGGACAGGTCGGTGCTGGAGTGGCTGGACTCCCTCGCCGTCGACGAGGTAGCGATCACGGCGATCACTGTCGCGGAGTTGCTCCACGGAGCAGCCCGTTTGCCCGACGGGCAACGCAAGACGGCACTCGGTGAAGCGGTTCGCAGCGTGGTCGACGACGACTTCCACGGCCGTGTCCAATCGTTCGACTCGATCGCCGCGAGCCACTACGGGGACGTGCTCGTCGGCCGCGAACGGCAAGGACGCCCCATCACCCTCGCCGATGCCCAGATCGCCGCGATTTGCCGTGCCAGGGGAGCCACTCTGGCCACGCGCAACACCAAGGACTTCGAGGACACCGGAATCGAACTCGTGAACCCCTGGAACAGCGAGCGGCCCACCCGGAGCTCGTAG
- a CDS encoding FitA-like ribbon-helix-helix domain-containing protein produces the protein MATLTVRGLDEELHGRLRVQAAQHGRSMEAEVRSILRCVLSPRRDTRGLGSRIHARFEGIDAELDIPERKDPPRTIEFDP, from the coding sequence ATGGCGACGCTCACTGTTCGCGGTCTGGACGAAGAACTGCACGGACGCCTACGCGTGCAGGCCGCTCAGCACGGACGATCCATGGAAGCAGAAGTCCGATCGATCCTGCGCTGCGTACTTTCCCCGCGTCGGGACACCCGTGGACTGGGCAGTCGAATCCACGCTCGGTTCGAAGGCATTGACGCGGAGCTCGACATTCCGGAGCGGAAGGACCCGCCTCGTACGATCGAATTCGATCCATGA
- a CDS encoding NAD(P)/FAD-dependent oxidoreductase encodes MAGKSDPTRILILGGGYVGMYTALRLQSKLGRREASVTVVDPQPHMTYQPFLPEAAAGNVEPRHVVAPLRRVLKRCHVLTARVTEINKEKRSVTVEDAEGIASDLGYDVLVVALGSVSRLLPIPGLPEQGIGLKTVGEAIYLRNHVLAKMDAAANTSDPELRKRLLTFTFVGGGYAGTEALAELEDMARYATRYYESIERDDMRWSLIEAAGRIMPEVSEKMGVYTVKALEDRDIKVYLNTFLKSVENGHAVLSDGTEFDTDTLVWNAGVKANPVLKNSDLPLDERGRIKATSHLQVEGNPEIWAAGDCAAVPDLSKTEEDPNATCAPSAQHAVRQAHQLAKNVISSMRGRKTGEYYHRNAGSVAGLGLYKGVADVYGFKAKGIIAWFMHRTYHVSKMPTFNRKARIIIDWTLAFLFRREVVSMGQIQNPRADFKRAASS; translated from the coding sequence ATGGCTGGTAAATCCGATCCCACCCGGATTCTCATTCTCGGCGGCGGCTACGTCGGCATGTACACCGCGTTGCGCCTGCAGTCCAAGCTCGGCCGCCGTGAGGCTTCGGTGACGGTCGTCGACCCTCAGCCGCACATGACCTACCAGCCCTTCCTGCCGGAAGCGGCGGCGGGCAACGTTGAGCCCCGTCACGTGGTAGCGCCGTTGCGACGAGTGTTGAAGCGGTGTCATGTCCTCACCGCACGTGTCACGGAAATCAACAAGGAAAAGCGATCGGTCACTGTGGAGGACGCCGAGGGCATCGCCAGTGACCTGGGCTACGACGTGCTCGTTGTCGCGCTCGGATCGGTCTCGCGCCTGCTGCCGATCCCGGGTCTGCCCGAACAGGGCATCGGGCTCAAGACCGTCGGTGAGGCGATCTATCTGCGCAACCACGTGTTGGCGAAGATGGACGCGGCCGCGAACACCTCCGATCCGGAGCTGCGCAAACGACTGCTGACCTTCACCTTCGTCGGTGGCGGTTACGCGGGTACCGAGGCCCTGGCCGAGCTCGAGGACATGGCCAGGTACGCCACCCGCTACTACGAGTCCATCGAGCGGGACGACATGCGGTGGTCGCTGATCGAGGCGGCGGGCCGCATCATGCCCGAGGTGAGCGAGAAGATGGGCGTCTACACCGTGAAGGCGCTCGAGGACCGCGACATCAAGGTCTACCTGAACACCTTCCTGAAGTCGGTGGAGAACGGTCACGCCGTGCTCTCCGACGGCACCGAGTTCGACACCGACACCCTGGTGTGGAACGCGGGCGTCAAGGCCAACCCCGTGCTGAAGAACAGCGATCTCCCGCTGGACGAGCGGGGCAGGATCAAGGCCACCTCGCACCTGCAGGTCGAGGGCAACCCCGAGATCTGGGCGGCGGGCGACTGCGCGGCGGTGCCCGACCTGTCCAAGACGGAGGAGGACCCCAACGCCACCTGCGCTCCGTCGGCCCAGCACGCGGTTCGCCAGGCGCACCAGCTGGCCAAGAACGTCATCTCCTCGATGCGCGGCCGCAAGACCGGCGAGTACTACCACCGCAACGCGGGGTCGGTCGCCGGGCTCGGGCTCTACAAGGGAGTCGCCGACGTCTACGGCTTCAAGGCCAAGGGAATCATCGCGTGGTTCATGCACCGCACCTACCACGTGAGCAAGATGCCCACCTTCAACAGGAAGGCCAGGATCATCATCGACTGGACCCTCGCGTTCCTGTTCCGCCGCGAGGTCGTCTCGATGGGGCAGATCCAGAATCCGCGGGCGGACTTCAAGCGTGCCGCCTCGAGCTGA
- a CDS encoding ABC transporter substrate-binding protein, with protein sequence MRGPSRSLSLCCLTLLTAGLLTACGGGSPDSSGRSAPGYPRTVENCGRQVTLDAPPERAVSLDQGSTEILLSLGLADRVAGTATWTDPVLKSLEEANSGVPRLADDTPSYERVLAEEPDFVSASFESTVSRVASREKFAQLGVPTYVAPADCAKNNAGDGDGSRSEQLRMDRIYQEVEDLARMFDVEQRGAELVDELRSRITAATEDIDASGVSVLYWFANKESPYMAGCCGAPGIITDRIGARNVFDDTHQEWPQINWETVAERNPDVLVLGDLTRESQTAEEAEQKIRFLESNPVTKHMDAVRNERYIKLSGAAMNPSIRTVNGVERVAAKLREFGLVE encoded by the coding sequence ATGCGTGGACCGTCCCGGTCACTGTCGCTGTGCTGTCTCACGCTGCTCACAGCAGGTCTGCTCACCGCCTGCGGCGGTGGATCCCCCGACTCCTCCGGGCGGAGCGCGCCCGGGTACCCGCGAACCGTCGAGAACTGCGGCAGGCAGGTCACCCTCGACGCCCCGCCCGAACGGGCCGTCTCACTGGACCAGGGATCCACCGAGATCCTGCTCTCCCTCGGCCTGGCCGACCGCGTGGCGGGCACGGCGACCTGGACCGACCCGGTGCTGAAGTCCCTGGAGGAGGCCAACTCCGGGGTCCCCCGGCTCGCCGACGACACCCCCTCCTACGAGCGGGTGCTGGCCGAGGAACCGGACTTCGTCTCGGCCTCGTTCGAGAGCACCGTGAGCCGGGTCGCCTCACGGGAGAAGTTCGCGCAGCTCGGCGTTCCCACCTACGTGGCCCCCGCGGACTGCGCCAAGAACAACGCCGGGGACGGGGACGGCTCGCGCTCCGAGCAGCTGCGGATGGACCGGATCTACCAGGAGGTCGAGGACCTCGCGCGGATGTTCGACGTCGAGCAGCGCGGCGCGGAACTGGTCGACGAGCTGCGGAGCAGGATCACCGCGGCCACCGAGGACATCGATGCCTCCGGAGTGAGCGTGCTCTACTGGTTCGCCAACAAGGAGTCGCCGTACATGGCGGGCTGCTGCGGCGCGCCGGGGATCATCACCGACAGGATCGGCGCGCGGAACGTCTTCGACGACACGCACCAGGAGTGGCCGCAGATCAACTGGGAGACGGTGGCCGAGCGGAATCCGGACGTGCTCGTGCTCGGCGACCTCACCCGCGAGAGCCAAACCGCGGAGGAAGCCGAGCAGAAGATCCGGTTCCTGGAGTCCAACCCGGTCACCAAGCACATGGACGCGGTGCGCAACGAGCGCTACATCAAGCTGAGCGGGGCCGCGATGAACCCGTCGATCCGCACCGTGAACGGAGTGGAGCGGGTGGCCGCCAAGCTGCGCGAGTTCGGTCTCGTCGAATGA
- a CDS encoding FecCD family ABC transporter permease, translating into MRSPLTRSGGVGTTALWLGGLVLLCLSVAFTITIGPADIAVPNVWAVVADHLGLGDSGLSLIREGIIWNLRLPRTVLAAVCGAGLGLCGVVMQSLLRNPLADPYVLGISSGASTGAVSVVVLGLGSGVATLSLGAFLGSLCSFTLVLVLSHVVGGTADRVILSGVAAMQLFSALTSFVVMSAGDAEQTRSVLFWLLGSLSGTGWFDVASCLLALIVVLLVCLARATALDAFTFGQDAAASLGVSVTRTRTVLLIATALLTATLVSSAGAIGFVGLVLPHAARALVGSGHRGLLPTTALAGAIFLVWIDTIARTALDPKEIPVGVMTSLIGVPAFVVILYRTRKTS; encoded by the coding sequence ATGAGGTCGCCACTCACCCGCTCGGGCGGGGTGGGCACCACGGCCCTCTGGTTGGGCGGGCTGGTCCTGCTGTGCCTGTCCGTGGCCTTCACCATCACGATAGGACCGGCCGACATCGCGGTGCCGAACGTGTGGGCGGTGGTGGCCGACCACCTCGGCCTGGGCGACTCCGGGCTCTCGCTGATCCGCGAGGGGATCATCTGGAACCTGCGGCTGCCCCGGACGGTGCTGGCCGCCGTCTGCGGGGCCGGGCTCGGACTGTGCGGCGTGGTCATGCAGTCCCTGCTGCGCAACCCGCTGGCCGACCCCTACGTGCTGGGGATCTCCTCGGGCGCTTCCACGGGGGCCGTGTCGGTGGTGGTGCTGGGGCTCGGCAGCGGAGTGGCCACGCTCTCGCTCGGAGCCTTCCTCGGTTCGCTGTGCTCGTTCACGCTGGTGCTCGTGCTGAGCCACGTCGTGGGCGGCACGGCCGACCGCGTGATCCTGTCCGGCGTGGCGGCCATGCAGTTGTTCTCGGCGCTGACCTCGTTCGTGGTCATGTCGGCCGGCGACGCCGAGCAGACCCGGAGCGTGCTGTTCTGGTTGCTGGGCTCGCTGTCCGGAACCGGGTGGTTCGACGTGGCCTCGTGCCTGCTCGCGCTGATCGTGGTGCTGCTGGTGTGCCTGGCCAGGGCCACCGCGCTGGACGCGTTCACCTTCGGGCAGGACGCCGCCGCCTCGCTCGGCGTCTCCGTGACCCGCACCAGGACGGTGCTGCTGATCGCGACCGCGTTGCTCACGGCGACCCTGGTCAGCTCGGCGGGCGCGATCGGCTTCGTCGGACTCGTGCTGCCGCACGCCGCTCGGGCCCTGGTCGGATCGGGTCATCGCGGCTTGCTGCCGACCACCGCGCTGGCCGGGGCGATCTTCCTGGTGTGGATCGACACGATCGCGCGCACCGCGCTCGACCCGAAGGAGATCCCGGTGGGGGTGATGACCTCGTTGATCGGTGTTCCCGCCTTCGTGGTCATCCTCTACCGCACCCGCAAGACGAGTTGA
- a CDS encoding ABC transporter ATP-binding protein, with protein sequence MGLLADRVSWHVGGRLIVDEVSLEPEPGSTVGLLGPNGSGKSTLLRLLSGVRGASSGEVRLDGVRIDRVGRRNVARKVGLVEQQADTGVDMNVLDVVRLGRVPHRRAWAAETAADEEAVRSALEYTELSDKARRSWHTLSGGERQRVQIARALAQQPRELLLDEPTNHLDIRHQLELLGLVVRIPVTSVLALHDLNLAAMFCDQLIVLREGRAVTSGKPSEVLTPELIADVYDVRAGVSPDGPEGRPAVRFFPGKPSER encoded by the coding sequence GTGGGATTGCTCGCCGACCGGGTTTCCTGGCACGTCGGCGGCAGGTTGATCGTCGACGAGGTCAGCCTCGAGCCCGAGCCCGGCTCGACCGTCGGGCTGCTGGGGCCCAACGGCTCCGGCAAGTCGACCCTGTTGCGGCTGCTGTCCGGAGTGCGCGGCGCTTCGTCCGGGGAGGTCCGACTCGACGGCGTGCGGATTGACCGGGTGGGGCGCAGGAACGTCGCCCGCAAGGTCGGACTCGTGGAGCAGCAGGCCGACACCGGGGTGGACATGAACGTGCTCGACGTCGTCCGACTGGGTCGGGTCCCGCACCGGCGTGCCTGGGCGGCGGAGACGGCCGCCGACGAGGAGGCCGTTCGCTCCGCTCTCGAGTACACGGAGCTGTCGGACAAGGCGCGGCGCTCCTGGCACACGCTGTCCGGTGGTGAGCGCCAGCGGGTGCAGATCGCGCGTGCCCTGGCCCAGCAGCCGCGGGAGCTGCTGCTCGACGAGCCGACCAACCACCTGGACATCCGGCACCAGCTCGAACTGCTCGGTCTCGTGGTGCGCATCCCGGTGACCAGCGTGCTGGCGCTGCACGACCTGAACCTGGCCGCCATGTTCTGCGACCAGCTGATCGTGCTGCGGGAGGGCAGGGCGGTGACCTCGGGCAAGCCCTCCGAGGTGCTCACGCCGGAGCTCATAGCCGATGTCTACGACGTGCGGGCCGGGGTCTCCCCGGACGGTCCGGAGGGGCGCCCCGCGGTCCGCTTCTTCCCCGGCAAGCCCTCGGAGCGCTGA
- a CDS encoding NADPH-dependent FMN reductase — protein sequence MSSNALRLAVIIGSVRQGRFGPTVGRWVASEAERFEQFEVDLIDLAEFRLSLDMTGEPIPGCRGSAEELRRRLGAADAFVVVTPEYNRSFPAALKNVIDHHKVEWYAKPVGLVSYGGIAGGLHAVENLRQVFAEVRATTVRDTVSFHGGQSAFDEEGAPVDQAGSSTAAKTMFEDLAWWARALVEAKEKRPYLG from the coding sequence ATGAGTTCGAACGCCCTCCGCCTCGCCGTGATCATCGGCAGCGTCCGTCAAGGCCGCTTCGGCCCCACCGTCGGCCGCTGGGTCGCGAGCGAAGCAGAACGGTTCGAGCAGTTCGAGGTCGACCTGATCGACCTGGCCGAGTTCCGGCTGTCCCTCGACATGACCGGCGAGCCGATCCCCGGCTGCCGGGGATCGGCCGAGGAGCTGCGGCGGCGGCTCGGCGCAGCCGACGCCTTCGTCGTGGTCACCCCCGAGTACAACCGCAGCTTCCCCGCCGCGCTGAAGAACGTGATCGACCACCACAAGGTCGAGTGGTACGCCAAGCCCGTCGGACTGGTCTCCTACGGAGGCATCGCCGGTGGCCTGCACGCCGTGGAGAACCTGCGTCAGGTCTTCGCCGAGGTGCGCGCCACGACCGTGCGCGACACGGTCAGCTTCCACGGGGGCCAATCGGCCTTCGACGAGGAGGGCGCTCCGGTGGACCAGGCGGGCAGCAGCACCGCGGCCAAGACGATGTTCGAGGACCTGGCCTGGTGGGCCCGCGCGCTGGTCGAGGCCAAGGAGAAGCGCCCCTACCTCGGCTGA
- the yidC gene encoding membrane protein insertase YidC, with the protein MADFFGFILYPVSAILWFWHAIFGALFGKDQGISWVLAVFFLVFTLRVLLLKPALSQIRAGRKMQKFAPQMQKIREKYKNDRQKMMQEMQKMQSEQGVNPLGGCLPALVQIPVFLSLFHVLRSFKPDEDSNFVFGQEGVTSFINADIFGAKLSNTITQSEQQLEAFGTSRPEMIAVGIPLMIVASVATFFTMRMSMKRQSDAAMANPQSAMMGKVMMYLAPIGALVSGWFLPMAVLFYWLANNVWTLGQQHFLTNKVDREEQRQKERDLEAKKEAPRPKPGQKPKRSGESATAVEGTVVEDSTPEVSENGTGSEGGSGKQGSSSGAGAKKSGSGAKTSSAGKSSSGAKSNGTPGGKSSGGSKGGAKSAGGASGKKGPQQKSRSGKQSAAQRSQKKRR; encoded by the coding sequence GTGGCGGACTTCTTCGGCTTTATCCTCTACCCGGTGTCGGCCATCCTGTGGTTCTGGCACGCGATCTTCGGCGCGCTGTTCGGGAAGGACCAGGGCATCAGCTGGGTGCTCGCGGTCTTCTTCCTGGTGTTCACCCTGCGCGTCCTGCTGCTCAAGCCCGCGCTGAGCCAGATCCGCGCGGGGCGGAAGATGCAGAAGTTCGCCCCGCAGATGCAGAAGATCCGCGAAAAATACAAGAACGACCGCCAGAAGATGATGCAGGAGATGCAGAAGATGCAGTCCGAGCAGGGGGTCAATCCCCTGGGCGGCTGCCTTCCGGCTCTCGTGCAGATTCCGGTCTTCCTGAGCCTTTTCCACGTGCTGCGGAGCTTCAAGCCGGACGAGGACAGCAACTTCGTGTTCGGCCAGGAGGGCGTCACCTCCTTCATCAACGCCGACATCTTCGGGGCCAAGCTCTCCAACACCATCACCCAGTCCGAGCAGCAGCTGGAGGCCTTCGGGACGAGCAGGCCCGAGATGATCGCGGTGGGGATCCCGCTGATGATCGTCGCGTCGGTGGCCACCTTCTTCACGATGCGCATGTCGATGAAGCGGCAGTCGGACGCGGCCATGGCCAATCCCCAGAGCGCGATGATGGGCAAGGTCATGATGTACCTCGCCCCGATCGGCGCGCTGGTCTCGGGCTGGTTCCTGCCGATGGCCGTGCTGTTCTACTGGCTGGCCAACAACGTGTGGACGCTCGGCCAGCAGCACTTCCTCACCAACAAGGTGGATCGCGAGGAGCAGCGCCAGAAGGAGCGCGACCTCGAGGCCAAGAAGGAGGCTCCCCGCCCCAAGCCCGGGCAGAAGCCGAAGCGCTCGGGCGAGTCGGCCACCGCGGTCGAGGGAACCGTCGTGGAGGACTCGACCCCCGAGGTGTCCGAGAACGGGACGGGCTCCGAGGGCGGTTCCGGCAAGCAGGGGAGTTCTTCCGGTGCCGGGGCGAAGAAGTCCGGTTCCGGGGCCAAGACGAGCTCCGCGGGCAAGTCGAGCTCCGGGGCCAAGTCGAACGGGACGCCGGGCGGCAAGTCGAGCGGTGGTTCGAAGGGCGGTGCCAAGTCCGCTGGTGGTGCCTCCGGAAAGAAGGGGCCGCAGCAGAAGAGCCGTTCCGGCAAGCAGTCCGCGGCGCAGCGGAGCCAGAAGAAACGCCGCTGA